One genomic region from Desulfovermiculus halophilus DSM 18834 encodes:
- the dxr gene encoding 1-deoxy-D-xylulose-5-phosphate reductoisomerase — MLQYISSLQTASRLPESGRNLVVLGSTGSIGQNVLRIVRNHPDCLGVTGLAGGENVNLLAAQATEFRPPVLGIKTQALAEELRGLLPADYKPEIRCGEDGFADMASLAEADIVVSSQVGAAGLAPTLAAVKAGKVVALANKESLVLAGPLLRSACASSGACILPVDSEHNALFQGLLGHCDREVRTLILTASGGPFRRADKKFLDQVTPEQALAHPNWSMGAKISVDSASMMNKGLEIIEAHYLFGLPLENIDVVVHPESIVHSMVEYQDGSVLSHMGIPDMRIPIAFCLSYPRRLALDLPRLDLTGMRQLTFYQPDEELFPALTLAKSALTAGPSHPVVLNAANEVAVELFLAKRIAFPDIPVLAEEALARHQGFDPSGLDDIRALDADARDFVRNYKPTVHV; from the coding sequence ATGCTGCAGTATATTTCCTCACTCCAGACAGCCTCACGTCTGCCAGAATCGGGGAGGAACCTGGTCGTTCTGGGCAGCACGGGATCCATAGGTCAAAACGTCCTGCGCATTGTGCGCAACCACCCGGATTGCCTGGGGGTCACCGGCCTGGCCGGGGGGGAGAACGTCAATCTGCTGGCCGCCCAGGCCACTGAATTCCGGCCGCCGGTGCTGGGGATCAAGACCCAAGCTCTGGCTGAAGAGCTCCGCGGGCTGCTTCCGGCCGACTACAAGCCGGAGATCCGCTGCGGAGAAGACGGGTTTGCAGATATGGCCTCCCTGGCGGAGGCGGATATTGTGGTCTCTTCTCAGGTCGGCGCGGCCGGTCTGGCCCCGACCCTGGCCGCGGTCAAGGCGGGAAAGGTGGTTGCCCTGGCCAACAAGGAGTCCCTGGTCCTGGCCGGCCCCTTGCTGCGCAGCGCGTGCGCATCCAGCGGGGCATGCATATTGCCGGTTGATTCGGAGCACAACGCCCTGTTTCAAGGCCTGCTCGGACATTGTGATCGAGAAGTGAGGACCCTGATCCTGACCGCTTCAGGCGGGCCTTTCCGCAGGGCGGACAAGAAATTCCTGGACCAGGTCACCCCGGAGCAGGCCCTGGCCCATCCCAACTGGTCCATGGGGGCCAAGATCAGCGTTGACTCGGCGAGCATGATGAATAAGGGCCTGGAGATCATCGAGGCCCATTATCTCTTTGGGCTGCCCCTGGAGAATATCGATGTCGTGGTCCATCCGGAAAGCATTGTCCACTCCATGGTCGAATATCAGGACGGCTCGGTTCTGAGCCACATGGGCATCCCGGACATGCGCATTCCCATAGCCTTTTGCCTCAGCTATCCCCGGCGGCTGGCTCTGGATTTGCCCCGCCTGGACCTGACGGGTATGCGGCAGCTGACCTTTTATCAGCCGGATGAAGAGTTGTTTCCGGCCTTGACCCTGGCCAAGTCGGCCCTGACGGCCGGCCCCAGCCATCCGGTCGTTTTGAATGCCGCCAATGAGGTAGCGGTGGAGCTTTTTCTGGCCAAACGCATTGCCTTCCCGGACATTCCGGTTCTGGCTGAAGAGGCATTGGCCCGGCATCAGGGGTTTGATCCCTCAGGTCTGGACGACATCCGGGCTCTTGATGCCGACGCCAGGGACTTTGTCCGGAATTACAAGCCTACGGTGCACGTATGA
- the rseP gene encoding RIP metalloprotease RseP has product MINAIAILLVIGALIFFHEMGHFLVAKGFRIGVKTFSLGFGPKLAGFQWGKTGYRLSAVPLGGYVQLVGESPEADIPEEFSSDESFALRPPWQRMLVVAAGPIFNFLLAVLLYFLIFFFAGQQALLPVVGQVQEETPAARAGLQAGDRIVAVNGQEVTYWSDLAGRIQNNRGERLRLQVDRGDQLLKIALVPDIQTTENIFGEKIQVPRIGIVAAKETVHIPLGFWESLQSGTLQTWEVIKLTVQGIIKIIERIVPLETIGGPIMIAQLVSQQAEQGLVDVVALTALISVNLGLLNLLPIPVLDGGHLLFYALETVIGRPLDPKVQAMAMRIGLSLLIALMALAVYNDIYRILHTQ; this is encoded by the coding sequence ATGATCAATGCCATAGCCATTCTGCTGGTCATTGGGGCCCTGATCTTTTTTCACGAGATGGGCCATTTCCTGGTCGCCAAGGGATTCCGGATCGGGGTGAAGACCTTTTCCCTCGGCTTTGGCCCCAAGCTGGCCGGGTTTCAGTGGGGCAAGACCGGATATCGCCTTTCAGCCGTCCCCTTGGGGGGGTATGTGCAGCTGGTCGGGGAGAGCCCGGAGGCGGACATCCCGGAGGAATTTAGCTCTGATGAGAGCTTTGCCCTTCGTCCCCCGTGGCAGCGGATGCTGGTTGTAGCCGCCGGCCCGATCTTCAACTTTCTCCTCGCGGTCCTGTTGTATTTTCTGATTTTCTTTTTTGCCGGCCAGCAGGCCCTGCTCCCTGTGGTGGGGCAGGTCCAGGAGGAGACCCCTGCGGCCCGGGCCGGACTGCAGGCCGGGGATCGGATCGTGGCGGTCAACGGCCAGGAGGTTACCTACTGGTCGGACTTGGCCGGGAGGATTCAGAACAACCGCGGAGAACGCCTCCGCCTGCAGGTGGATCGCGGAGATCAGCTCCTGAAGATCGCCCTTGTCCCTGATATTCAGACAACGGAAAACATTTTCGGAGAGAAGATCCAGGTCCCGCGAATAGGGATAGTGGCAGCCAAGGAGACGGTGCACATCCCCCTGGGCTTCTGGGAATCCCTGCAGAGCGGAACCTTGCAGACGTGGGAAGTAATCAAGCTCACGGTGCAGGGGATCATCAAGATTATTGAACGCATTGTGCCGTTGGAGACCATCGGCGGGCCGATCATGATCGCCCAGCTGGTCAGCCAGCAGGCAGAGCAGGGACTGGTGGATGTGGTGGCCCTGACCGCCCTGATAAGCGTCAATCTGGGACTGCTCAACCTGCTGCCCATCCCGGTTCTGGACGGCGGGCATCTCCTGTTCTATGCCCTGGAGACCGTCATCGGCCGGCCCCTGGATCCCAAGGTGCAGGCCATGGCCATGCGTATCGGGCTGAGCCTGCTCATCGCCCTTATGGCCCTGGCCGTCTATAATGATATCTATCGGATCCTGCATACCCAATAG
- the tsaB gene encoding tRNA (adenosine(37)-N6)-threonylcarbamoyltransferase complex dimerization subunit type 1 TsaB, whose product MHTDDRPALAINTAENRLQVVVGTWNRLLWAQTAEVQARTMQILPPGLESCLSQLRLRLADLDRVAIVRGPGTFTGIRVGLAFALGLARGGGLLLAGLDYLSLLAQGPAPLMQGSVWVCTHARQNLVNIQAFSAPEGSALTPARCVHREKAVQAILAQDEGRACVLGSGIRAHAQWWRTQLRHVHLLDPIWDHPRPEVLLRAAWEAHSSRECVLPAYLRPSDAEMQLEHIARERGVDPNLAREAIPEFEAGPREMTQMPTAGGEP is encoded by the coding sequence ATGCATACAGACGATAGGCCGGCCCTGGCCATAAACACCGCCGAGAACCGGCTCCAGGTGGTGGTCGGTACCTGGAACAGGCTGCTCTGGGCCCAGACAGCCGAGGTTCAAGCCCGGACCATGCAGATTCTGCCCCCGGGACTGGAGTCCTGCCTGAGCCAGTTGCGGTTGCGGCTCGCAGACCTGGACCGGGTGGCCATAGTCCGCGGTCCCGGGACATTTACCGGGATACGGGTCGGACTGGCCTTTGCTCTGGGCCTGGCCAGGGGCGGAGGACTTCTCCTGGCCGGTCTGGACTATCTGAGCCTCCTGGCCCAGGGGCCGGCTCCACTGATGCAAGGATCTGTGTGGGTCTGCACCCACGCCCGCCAGAATCTGGTCAATATTCAGGCCTTTTCCGCCCCCGAAGGAAGTGCTTTGACCCCGGCACGGTGCGTACACAGGGAAAAGGCAGTCCAGGCCATACTGGCTCAAGATGAGGGAAGGGCCTGTGTCCTGGGCAGCGGAATCCGAGCACATGCCCAATGGTGGAGGACCCAGCTGCGGCATGTGCATCTGCTGGACCCCATTTGGGACCATCCCCGTCCGGAGGTCCTGCTTCGGGCGGCCTGGGAGGCGCATTCCAGCCGGGAATGTGTCCTGCCCGCCTACCTGCGTCCATCCGACGCTGAAATGCAGCTGGAGCATATTGCCCGGGAACGGGGCGTTGATCCCAACCTGGCCAGAGAAGCCATTCCCGAGTTCGAGGCCGGTCCCCGGGAGATGACCCAGATGCCGACGGCTGGGGGGGAACCATGA
- a CDS encoding metal-dependent transcriptional regulator — translation MSKNIQSGVPELTSNLEDYLEVIFLLEQEQKSARAKDIADRLGVQRASVTGALQSLSQKGLINYHPYSSVTLTELGLAMAEQIDHRHKVLTDFLGRFLQLPPEVAEANACRLEHHIDDQALERLIAFVRFVQHCPRTGPDWMQAFTRLCRESGKCMNCGPCIEQCLKTWQERQQTAPDSGGMQDTGLEPAEPE, via the coding sequence ATGAGCAAGAACATCCAGTCCGGGGTTCCGGAGCTGACCTCCAATCTGGAGGATTACCTGGAGGTCATCTTTCTTCTGGAGCAAGAACAAAAATCTGCCAGGGCCAAGGATATCGCCGATCGGCTCGGCGTACAGCGGGCTTCAGTGACCGGGGCCCTGCAGAGCCTGTCTCAGAAGGGCCTGATCAACTACCATCCGTACAGCTCGGTCACCCTCACCGAGCTGGGGCTGGCCATGGCCGAGCAGATCGATCATCGGCACAAAGTGCTGACCGATTTTCTGGGCCGCTTTCTGCAACTGCCCCCGGAAGTGGCCGAGGCCAATGCCTGCCGGTTGGAGCATCATATCGATGACCAGGCCCTGGAACGGCTGATCGCTTTTGTCCGTTTTGTTCAGCACTGCCCGCGCACTGGTCCGGATTGGATGCAGGCCTTTACCCGGCTGTGCAGAGAAAGCGGGAAGTGCATGAACTGCGGACCGTGCATCGAGCAGTGTCTGAAAACCTGGCAGGAGCGGCAGCAGACCGCTCCTGACTCCGGGGGAATGCAGGACACTGGATTGGAGCCTGCAGAGCCGGAATGA